A single region of the Penaeus vannamei isolate JL-2024 chromosome 23, ASM4276789v1, whole genome shotgun sequence genome encodes:
- the LOC113804604 gene encoding uncharacterized protein isoform X4, producing MFLGLKEMVVAALVLTVRAERAFVFQPENELTAESFATLYPSTSPEVLADLTVCAWFKVFHFRGSSSYLFSYATSDKDNNEMNFGLKPDRVFGVLGGNYIYSPEQSQTLIFPRRWYHMCISADTKAGEGTVYLNGQASGEKMKDRNILTNGSLVLGQETDMVGGGFQAEQSFSGVVTAFNLYSRALSLEEVHALANCSGGVPEGDLVAWSASSWQINPVAASEGLVKVVEVQPSDYCNPQRFDFAVFGKRMPFQDAWNFCRHLKTRMTIPENPEENQVLYEAIEGLAEQCQPPNHNKGFFWLGAKDEVEEGLWMDEKNVPLNYTNFEGAGRTSSKDCSAMLVPPYREVWDDMSCGNTYHFCVTCQELEPVVLKMRGLCEDDEKGAWFRIERVQGERPNFKGFTKYYIFYDKNSTWSLINMWTRETVASYFTYNGGLPFGTHNWTTTTNYDICEKPKGSLHALALSACYPWEFTCEDGACVNLTERCDLRVNCPDNSDEKGCEKLLLPQDYLPALPPPGVEPGPLGLNITVRIQGFSQVDIRDMKLTVDFSTTISWHDLRVRYQNLKPLVDLNYMDPTSVWTPTVEFVNADFPRIYKTQEVLTVARSSSPEEDDPSRIAHDEIYEGSKNPLRLTQKINAPFSCAMDLQNFPFDTQHCKLLIRITSAREEFLRWSNLTVQYLGERLLTEYEVGDMTIQRREEDEYSVAVVGMIFYRRYWYYLTSAYLPTIMLMLISYASLFCKRDNRDLRVMMAITTLLVLYALYQQISDGLPRTSYTKAVDVWCFFAITFIFSQVIFHVAIDVEMSWPRRVRASPRVKEIDLANKPRRRFPALVVARIVYALLLVFFCLIYWAVVLVDKNRGEMEHEF from the exons TGCGTGCCGAGAGAGCCTTTGTCTTCCAGCCAGAGAACGAGCTCACGGCCGAGTCCTTCGCCACCCTCTACCCGAGTACTTCCCCTGAGGTCTTGGCGGACTTGACGGTGTGCGCCTGGTTCAAGGTCTTTCACTTCAGGGGGTCGAGCTCCTACCTCTTCTCGTACGCGACGTCGGACAAGGACAACAATGAGATGAACTTTGGTTTGA agCCCGACCGTGTCTTTGGTGTGCTCGGAGGAAACTACATCTACAGCCCAGAACAAAGCCAGACACTGATCTTCCCTAGACGATGGTACCACATGTGCATTTCGGCCGATACCAAGGCAGGGGAAGGAACAGTGTATCTGAATGG CCAGGCGAGCggtgagaaaatgaaagacagaaacatCCTCACCAACGGATCCCTCGTACTGGGCCAAGAGACGGACATGGTCGGCGGAGGTTTCCAGGCTGAGCAGTCCTTCTCCGGGGTCGTCACCGCCTTCAA CCTGTACTCCCGAGCGCTGAGCCTGGAGGAGGTGCACGCCCTTGCGAACTGCTCCGGCGGTGTGCCCGAGGGGGACCTGGTGGCCTGGAGCGCGTCTTCGTGGCAAATCAACCCAGTGGCTGCCTCCGAGGGgctggtgaaggtggtggaggtgcagCCCTCTGACTACTGCAATCCTCAGAG ATTCGATTTTGCGGTCTTCGGGAAGCGGATGCCATTCCAAGACGCGTGGAACTTCTGCCGCCATCTCAAGACCCGGATGACGATTCCTGAGAACCCAGAGGAAAACCAGGTGCTGTACGAAGCAATCGAGGGCCTGGCTGAGCAGtgccaaccacccaaccacaacAAGGGCTTTTTCTGGCTCGGTGCCAAggacgaggtggaagagggacTGTGGATGGATGAAAAG AACGTTCCTCTGAACTACACAAACTTCGAAGGTGCAGGTCGCACTTCGAGCAAGGACTGTTCAGCCATGCTGGTTCCTCCCTATCGTGAAGTGTGGGATGACATGTCGTGCGGGAACACCTACCACTTCTGTGTAACCTGTCAGGAGCTCGAGCCAGTCGTGCTGAAGATGCGAGGTCTCTGTGAAGATGACGAGAAGGGAGCTTGGTTCAGGATAGAACGAGTCCAAGGCGAAAGACCAAATTTTAA GGGCTTCACTAAATACTACATCTTCTACGACAAGAACTCGACCTGGAGTCTCATCAACATGTGGACAAGGGAAACGGTCGCTTCCTATTTCACTTACAACGGGGGACTGCCATTCGGGACTCACAACTGGACTACAACCACCAACTACGATATTTGTGAGAAGCCTAAAG GATCCCTCCACGCCCTTGCCCTCTCCGCTTGTTATCCTTGGGAGTTCACCTGCGAGGATGGGGCTTGTGTTAACCTGACAGAGAGGTGCGATTTGCGTGTCAACTGCCCCGATAATTCTGACGAGAAAGGATGCGAGAAATTACTTCTGCCGCAGGATTACTTGCCTGCTCTTCCTCCGCCGGGAGTCGAGCCGGGTCCTCTGGGTCTGAATATCACCGTCAGGATACAGGGATTCTCGCAG GTGGACATCCGGGACATGAAACTGACGGTGGACTTCTCGACGACCATCTCCTGGCATGACCTCCGCGTCCGCTACCAGAACCTGAAGCCTCTCGTTGACCTCAACTACATGGAT CCGACCTCGGTGTGGACTCCGACAGTGGAATTCGTGAACGCGGATTTCCCGAGGATCTACAAGACGCAGGAG GTCCTCACTGTGGCCCGTTCCTCATCGCCCGAGGAGGATGACCCTTCAAGGATCGCccatg ATGAAATATACGAAGGCTCAAAGAACCCTCTGCGCCTTACCCAGAAGATCAACGCCCCCTTTTCGTGCGCGATGGACCTCCAGAATTTCCCCTTCGACACTCAGCATTGCAAGCTGTTGATCAGAATCACCTCCGCCCGCGAGGAATTCCTACGGTGGAGCAACCTGACAGTCCAGTATCTTGGGGAG AGACTGCTAACAGAATACGAAGTGGGAGACATGACGATACAGCGGCGGGAGGAGGACGAGTACAGCGTGGCGGTCGTCGGCATGATCTTCTACCGTCGCTACTGGTACTACCTGACGTCGGCCTACCTGCCCACCATCATGCTCATGCTCATTAGTTACGCGTCCCTCTTCTGCAAGCGGGACAATCGGGATCTGAGGGTCATGATGGCCATCACGACGTTGCTCGTTCTCTACGCCCTCTACCAGCAGATCTCGGATGGCCTGCCCAGGACCTCGTACACCAAGGCGGTTGATGTCTGGTGCTTCTTCGCGATTACGTTCATATTCTCGCAG GTGATATTCCACGTGGCCATCGACGTCGAGATGAGCTGGCCTCGACGCGTGCGCGCTTCGCCGAGGGTCAAGGAGATCGACCTCGCCAACAAGCCTCGACGTCGCTTCCCTGCTCTCGTCGTCGCTCGAATCGTCTACGCCCTCCTGCTTGTGTTCTTCTGCTTGATCTACTGGGCCGTGGTTCTCGTCGATAAGAACCGGGGCGAGATGGAGCATGAATTTTGA
- the LOC113804604 gene encoding uncharacterized protein isoform X2, whose translation MFLGLKEMVVAALVLTVRAERAFVFQPENELTAESFATLYPSTSPEVLADLTVCAWFKVFHFRGSSSYLFSYATSDKDNNEMNFGLKPDRVFGVLGGNYIYSPEQSQTLIFPRRWYHMCISADTKAGEGTVYLNGQASGEKMKDRNILTNGSLVLGQETDMVGGGFQAEQSFSGVVTAFNLYSRALSLEEVHALANCSGGVPEGDLVAWSASSWQINPVAASEGLVKVVEVQPSDYCNPQRFDFAVFGKRMPFQDAWNFCRHLKTRMTIPENPEENQVLYEAIEGLAEQCQPPNHNKGFFWLGAKDEVEEGLWMDEKNVPLNYTNFEGAGRTSSKDCSAMLVPPYREVWDDMSCGNTYHFCVTCQELEPVVLKMRGLCEDDEKGAWFRIERVQGERPNFKGFTKYYIFYDKNSTWSLINMWTRETVASYFTYNGGLPFGTHNWTTTTNYDICEKPKGSLHALALSACYPWEFTCEDGACVNLTERCDLRVNCPDNSDEKGCEKLLLPQDYLPALPPPGVEPGPLGLNITVRIQGFSQVDIRDMKLTVDFSTTISWHDLRVRYQNLKPLVDLNYMDPTSVWTPTVEFVNADFPRIYKTQEVLTVARSSSPEEDDPSRIAHDEIYEGSKNPLRLTQKINAPFSCAMDLQNFPFDTQHCKLLIRITSAREEFLRWSNLTVQYLGERLLTEYEVGDMTIQRREEDEYSVAVVGMIFYRRYWYYLTSAYLPTIMLMLISYASLFCKRDNRDLRVMMAITTLLVLYALYQQISDGLPRTSYTKAVDVWCFFAITFIFSQVIFHVAIDVEMSWPRRVRASPRVKEIDLANKPRRRFPALVVARIVYALLLVFFCLIYWAVVLVDKNRGEMEHEF comes from the exons TGCGTGCCGAGAGAGCCTTTGTCTTCCAGCCAGAGAACGAGCTCACGGCCGAGTCCTTCGCCACCCTCTACCCGAGTACTTCCCCTGAGGTCTTGGCGGACTTGACGGTGTGCGCCTGGTTCAAGGTCTTTCACTTCAGGGGGTCGAGCTCCTACCTCTTCTCGTACGCGACGTCGGACAAGGACAACAATGAGATGAACTTTGGTTTGA agCCCGACCGTGTCTTTGGTGTGCTCGGAGGAAACTACATCTACAGCCCAGAACAAAGCCAGACACTGATCTTCCCTAGACGATGGTACCACATGTGCATTTCGGCCGATACCAAGGCAGGGGAAGGAACAGTGTATCTGAATGG CCAGGCGAGCggtgagaaaatgaaagacagaaacatCCTCACCAACGGATCCCTCGTACTGGGCCAAGAGACGGACATGGTCGGCGGAGGTTTCCAGGCTGAGCAGTCCTTCTCCGGGGTCGTCACCGCCTTCAA CCTGTACTCCCGAGCGCTGAGCCTGGAGGAGGTGCACGCCCTTGCGAACTGCTCCGGCGGTGTGCCCGAGGGGGACCTGGTGGCCTGGAGCGCGTCTTCGTGGCAAATCAACCCAGTGGCTGCCTCCGAGGGgctggtgaaggtggtggaggtgcagCCCTCTGACTACTGCAATCCTCAGAG ATTCGATTTTGCGGTCTTCGGGAAGCGGATGCCATTCCAAGACGCGTGGAACTTCTGCCGCCATCTCAAGACCCGGATGACGATTCCTGAGAACCCAGAGGAAAACCAGGTGCTGTACGAAGCAATCGAGGGCCTGGCTGAGCAGtgccaaccacccaaccacaacAAGGGCTTTTTCTGGCTCGGTGCCAAggacgaggtggaagagggacTGTGGATGGATGAAAAG AACGTTCCTCTGAACTACACAAACTTCGAAGGTGCAGGTCGCACTTCGAGCAAGGACTGTTCAGCCATGCTGGTTCCTCCCTATCGTGAAGTGTGGGATGACATGTCGTGCGGGAACACCTACCACTTCTGTGTAACCTGTCAGGAGCTCGAGCCAGTCGTGCTGAAGATGCGAGGTCTCTGTGAAGATGACGAGAAGGGAGCTTGGTTCAGGATAGAACGAGTCCAAGGCGAAAGACCAAATTTTAA GGGCTTCACTAAATACTACATCTTCTACGACAAGAACTCGACCTGGAGTCTCATCAACATGTGGACAAGGGAAACGGTCGCTTCCTATTTCACTTACAACGGGGGACTGCCATTCGGGACTCACAACTGGACTACAACCACCAACTACGATATTTGTGAGAAGCCTAAAG GATCCCTCCACGCCCTTGCCCTCTCCGCTTGTTATCCTTGGGAGTTCACCTGCGAGGATGGGGCTTGTGTTAACCTGACAGAGAGGTGCGATTTGCGTGTCAACTGCCCCGATAATTCTGACGAGAAAGGATGCGAGAAATTACTTCTGCCGCAGGATTACTTGCCTGCTCTTCCTCCGCCGGGAGTCGAGCCGGGTCCTCTGGGTCTGAATATCACCGTCAGGATACAGGGATTCTCGCAG GTGGACATCCGGGACATGAAACTGACGGTGGACTTCTCGACGACCATCTCCTGGCATGACCTCCGCGTCCGCTACCAGAACCTGAAGCCTCTCGTTGACCTCAACTACATGGAT CCGACCTCGGTGTGGACTCCGACAGTGGAATTCGTGAACGCGGATTTCCCGAGGATCTACAAGACGCAGGAG GTCCTCACTGTGGCCCGCTCCTCATCGCCCGAGGAGGATGACCCTTCAAGGATCGCccatg ATGAAATATACGAAGGCTCAAAGAACCCTCTGCGCCTTACCCAGAAGATCAACGCCCCCTTTTCGTGCGCGATGGACCTCCAGAATTTCCCCTTCGACACTCAGCATTGCAAGCTGTTGATCAGAATCACCTCCGCCCGCGAGGAATTCCTACGGTGGAGCAACCTGACAGTCCAGTATCTTGGGGAG AGACTGCTAACAGAATACGAAGTGGGAGACATGACGATACAGCGGCGGGAGGAGGACGAGTACAGCGTGGCGGTCGTCGGCATGATCTTCTACCGTCGCTACTGGTACTACCTGACGTCGGCCTACCTGCCCACCATCATGCTCATGCTCATTAGTTACGCGTCCCTCTTCTGCAAGCGGGACAATCGGGATCTGAGGGTCATGATGGCCATCACGACGTTGCTCGTTCTCTACGCCCTCTACCAGCAGATCTCGGATGGCCTGCCCAGGACCTCGTACACCAAGGCGGTTGATGTCTGGTGCTTCTTCGCGATTACGTTCATATTCTCGCAG GTGATATTCCACGTGGCCATCGACGTCGAGATGAGCTGGCCTCGACGCGTGCGCGCTTCGCCGAGGGTCAAGGAGATCGACCTCGCCAACAAGCCTCGACGTCGCTTCCCTGCTCTCGTCGTCGCTCGAATCGTCTACGCCCTCCTGCTTGTGTTCTTCTGCTTGATCTACTGGGCCGTGGTTCTCGTCGATAAGAACCGGGGCGAGATGGAGCATGAATTTTGA
- the LOC113804604 gene encoding uncharacterized protein isoform X1 encodes MFLGLKEMVVAALVLTVRAERAFVFQPENELTAESFATLYPSTSPEVLADLTVCAWFKVFHFRGSSSYLFSYATSDKDNNEMNFGLKPDRVFGVLGGNYIYSPEQSQTLIFPRRWYHMCISADTKAGEGTVYLNGQASGEKMKDRNILTNGSLVLGQETDMVGGGFQAEQSFSGVVTAFNLYSRALSLEEVHALANCSGGVPEGDLVAWSASSWQINPVAASEGLVKVVEVQPSDYCNPQRFDFAVFGKRMPFQDAWNFCRHLKTRMTIPENPEENQVLYEAIEGLAEQCQPPNHNKGFFWLGAKDEVEEGLWMDEKNVPLNYTNFEGAGRTSSKDCSAMLVPPYREVWDDMSCGNTYHFCVTCQELEPVVLKMRGLCEDDEKGAWFRIERVQGERPNFKGFTKYYIFYDKNSTWSLINMWTRETVASYFTYNGGLPFGTHNWTTTTNYDICEKPKGSLHALALSACYPWEFTCEDGACVNLTERCDLRVNCPDNSDEKGCEKLLLPQDYLPALPPPGVEPGPLGLNITVRIQGFSQVDIRDMKLTVDFSTTISWHDLRVRYQNLKPLVDLNYMDPTSVWTPTVEFVNADFPRIYKTQEVLTVARSSSPEEDDPSRIAHDEIYEGSKNPLRLTQKINAPFSCAMDLQNFPFDTQHCKLLIRITSAREEFLRWSNLTVQYLGERLLTEYEVGDMTIQRREEDEYSVAVVGMIFYRRYWYYLTSAYLPTIMLMLISYASLFCKRDNRDLRVMMAITTLLVLYALYQQISDGLPRTSYTKAVDVWCFFAITFIFSQVIFHVAIDVEMSWPRRVRASPRVKEIDLANKPRRRFPALVVARIVYALLLVFFCLIYWAVVLVDKNRGEMEHEF; translated from the exons TGCGTGCCGAGAGAGCCTTTGTCTTCCAGCCAGAGAACGAGCTCACGGCCGAGTCCTTCGCCACCCTCTACCCGAGTACTTCCCCTGAGGTCTTGGCGGACTTGACGGTGTGCGCCTGGTTCAAGGTCTTTCACTTCAGGGGGTCGAGCTCCTACCTCTTCTCGTACGCGACGTCGGACAAGGACAACAATGAGATGAACTTTGGTTTGA agCCCGACCGTGTCTTTGGTGTGCTCGGAGGAAACTACATCTACAGCCCAGAACAAAGCCAGACACTGATCTTCCCTAGACGATGGTACCACATGTGCATTTCGGCCGATACCAAGGCAGGGGAAGGAACAGTGTATCTGAATGG CCAGGCGAGCggtgagaaaatgaaagacagaaacatCCTCACCAACGGATCCCTCGTACTGGGCCAAGAGACGGACATGGTCGGCGGAGGTTTCCAGGCTGAGCAGTCCTTCTCCGGGGTCGTCACCGCCTTCAA CCTGTACTCCCGAGCGCTGAGCCTGGAGGAGGTGCACGCCCTTGCGAACTGCTCCGGCGGTGTGCCCGAGGGGGACCTGGTGGCCTGGAGCGCGTCTTCGTGGCAAATCAACCCAGTGGCTGCCTCCGAGGGgctggtgaaggtggtggaggtgcagCCCTCTGACTACTGCAATCCTCAGAG ATTCGATTTTGCGGTCTTCGGGAAGCGGATGCCATTCCAAGACGCGTGGAACTTCTGCCGCCATCTCAAGACCCGGATGACGATTCCTGAGAACCCAGAGGAAAACCAGGTGCTGTACGAAGCAATCGAGGGCCTGGCTGAGCAGtgccaaccacccaaccacaacAAGGGCTTTTTCTGGCTCGGTGCCAAggacgaggtggaagagggacTGTGGATGGATGAAAAG AACGTTCCTCTGAACTACACAAACTTCGAAGGTGCAGGTCGCACTTCGAGCAAGGACTGTTCAGCCATGCTGGTTCCTCCCTATCGTGAAGTGTGGGATGACATGTCGTGCGGGAACACCTACCACTTCTGTGTAACCTGTCAGGAGCTCGAGCCAGTCGTGCTGAAGATGCGAGGTCTCTGTGAAGATGACGAGAAGGGAGCTTGGTTCAGGATAGAACGAGTCCAAGGCGAAAGACCAAATTTTAA GGGCTTCACTAAATACTACATCTTCTACGACAAGAACTCGACCTGGAGTCTCATCAACATGTGGACAAGGGAAACGGTCGCTTCCTATTTCACTTACAACGGGGGACTGCCATTCGGGACTCACAACTGGACTACAACCACCAACTACGATATTTGTGAGAAGCCTAAAG GATCCCTCCACGCCCTTGCCCTCTCCGCTTGTTATCCTTGGGAGTTCACCTGCGAGGATGGGGCTTGTGTTAACCTGACAGAGAGGTGCGATTTGCGTGTCAACTGCCCCGATAATTCTGACGAGAAAGGATGCGAGAAATTACTTCTGCCGCAGGATTACTTGCCTGCTCTTCCTCCGCCGGGAGTCGAGCCGGGTCCTCTGGGTCTGAATATCACCGTCAGGATACAGGGATTCTCGCAG GTGGACATCCGGGACATGAAACTGACGGTGGACTTCTCGACGACCATCTCCTGGCATGACCTCCGCGTCCGCTACCAGAACCTGAAGCCTCTCGTTGACCTCAACTACATGGAT CCGACCTCGGTGTGGACTCCGACAGTGGAATTCGTGAACGCGGATTTCCCGAGGATCTACAAGACGCAGGAGGTCCTCACTGTGGCCCGGTCCTCATCGCCCGAGGAGGATGACCCTTCGAGGATCGCccatg ATGAAATATACGAAGGCTCAAAGAACCCTCTGCGCCTTACCCAGAAGATCAACGCCCCCTTTTCGTGCGCGATGGACCTCCAGAATTTCCCCTTCGACACTCAGCATTGCAAGCTGTTGATCAGAATCACCTCCGCCCGCGAGGAATTCCTACGGTGGAGCAACCTGACAGTCCAGTATCTTGGGGAG AGACTGCTAACAGAATACGAAGTGGGAGACATGACGATACAGCGGCGGGAGGAGGACGAGTACAGCGTGGCGGTCGTCGGCATGATCTTCTACCGTCGCTACTGGTACTACCTGACGTCGGCCTACCTGCCCACCATCATGCTCATGCTCATTAGTTACGCGTCCCTCTTCTGCAAGCGGGACAATCGGGATCTGAGGGTCATGATGGCCATCACGACGTTGCTCGTTCTCTACGCCCTCTACCAGCAGATCTCGGATGGCCTGCCCAGGACCTCGTACACCAAGGCGGTTGATGTCTGGTGCTTCTTCGCGATTACGTTCATATTCTCGCAG GTGATATTCCACGTGGCCATCGACGTCGAGATGAGCTGGCCTCGACGCGTGCGCGCTTCGCCGAGGGTCAAGGAGATCGACCTCGCCAACAAGCCTCGACGTCGCTTCCCTGCTCTCGTCGTCGCTCGAATCGTCTACGCCCTCCTGCTTGTGTTCTTCTGCTTGATCTACTGGGCCGTGGTTCTCGTCGATAAGAACCGGGGCGAGATGGAGCATGAATTTTGA